One genomic window of Vibrio rhizosphaerae includes the following:
- a CDS encoding biosynthesis protein PigD, translated as MIGQATNASGALYEQFWQASHEEQSQRKLDTITVGVIVVTQDPAFFQTGLSVLNDIRDYSFNQVHIQSDLPLQLLDLSYDELYLETRGKAIHFLKEQKKAINIQVIQCSSLAEATGKIVYSHALEEQSAFQVGMLFYDQASLGQSDDQIEKIDRDLDAFYCAMQKTGIPAFYTTFSTVTFIRSLRSPCRYLPQQYREIVRSQDPQVFQTELLCLWMDFFEMNYANRRVKPEGAAALHNTLADQLIRFFEDVTPDRWLFSYYTGSIVSNLIGYLDKHAQAHGALTLRGPNEHAIACGAIANWQLYRMPFLGVVTSGMMDEFKGTLANLRETAAKGILVVAENRTNQWYSFQGTLTPTEDMREVLQARRIPHVYIHDVSQMTEGLTEVFRLYHLNQGPVVLLATQNVLESSLPLDHVVSDVSTLPIQSSDTALVSGEAFDQAMQLINAGPEKLIWQLGPVTDDEYALIHEIADEAGIALVDSLAHPGTAPKYYQGKLNPHYLGTLAIYGYSPRVYNFMHTNDKINPLHEQSLFMIKSRVAQITTPFSDGRLENKVHLVQLTHDERHLSPYANLHLHMDCLTFLKAVKANLNVSDSLREKRQALIRAYLDSPSDVVSRLPTLPMSPNYFFSQLNRVIEDLITTQSYDYTGVYDVGRCGISAVRNVARTRRGFSGWYGRALMGDALMATNYLAHTSPTHVIAFIGDGAKGIVPDMLPAFIDNILTHPDSLNKSITVFYLCNGGLSVINTYQERILFNRTSRQMRLMNLDQPAFEQTINDFQIKNQTLTHFDETVIRDALTSPKRLNLFSVVLGHNNEGDGISLATAKGWQRDPCDKETLQQRTAAASPSESASQSFDQIQAKEVTS; from the coding sequence ATGATAGGACAAGCAACAAACGCTTCCGGCGCCTTATATGAGCAGTTTTGGCAAGCCAGTCACGAAGAACAGTCTCAGAGAAAACTGGATACGATTACTGTCGGTGTGATTGTCGTCACTCAAGATCCTGCCTTTTTTCAGACTGGCCTGAGTGTATTGAATGATATCCGGGATTATTCATTTAATCAGGTCCACATCCAGTCAGACCTGCCTTTGCAGCTACTCGACTTATCATATGATGAGCTCTATCTGGAGACGCGTGGTAAAGCCATTCATTTTCTCAAAGAGCAGAAAAAAGCCATCAATATTCAGGTTATTCAGTGCAGCAGTCTGGCTGAAGCTACCGGAAAAATCGTGTATTCCCATGCACTGGAAGAACAATCGGCATTTCAGGTGGGAATGCTGTTTTACGATCAAGCCTCTTTAGGGCAAAGCGATGATCAGATCGAGAAAATCGACCGGGATCTGGATGCATTCTATTGCGCCATGCAAAAAACGGGGATTCCTGCGTTTTATACCACGTTTTCTACGGTGACATTTATTCGTAGTCTGCGTTCCCCTTGTCGTTATCTGCCACAGCAATACCGGGAGATTGTACGTTCTCAGGATCCGCAAGTTTTCCAGACCGAGCTTCTTTGTCTGTGGATGGATTTCTTTGAAATGAACTACGCCAATCGCCGGGTAAAACCTGAAGGTGCCGCGGCACTCCACAATACTCTGGCGGATCAACTGATCCGATTCTTCGAGGATGTAACCCCGGATCGGTGGCTGTTCTCCTACTACACCGGTTCAATCGTTTCCAATCTGATTGGTTATCTGGATAAACATGCACAGGCGCATGGTGCCTTAACCCTGCGAGGTCCGAATGAACATGCCATCGCCTGTGGCGCCATCGCCAACTGGCAACTTTATCGGATGCCATTTCTCGGTGTCGTGACGTCCGGCATGATGGATGAATTCAAAGGAACCTTAGCCAATCTGCGGGAAACGGCAGCCAAAGGTATTTTGGTCGTTGCCGAAAACCGGACGAACCAGTGGTACAGTTTTCAGGGGACGCTGACGCCGACAGAAGACATGCGGGAAGTCCTGCAAGCCCGGCGAATCCCACATGTTTACATTCATGATGTCAGTCAGATGACGGAAGGACTGACGGAAGTCTTCCGGCTTTATCATCTTAATCAGGGGCCGGTGGTGTTACTCGCCACTCAGAATGTACTGGAGTCCAGCCTGCCCTTGGATCATGTGGTCAGTGATGTCTCCACCCTGCCGATTCAATCCTCAGATACCGCGTTGGTATCCGGTGAAGCATTTGATCAAGCGATGCAACTGATCAACGCCGGGCCGGAAAAACTGATCTGGCAATTAGGGCCGGTGACTGATGATGAATACGCCTTGATTCATGAGATCGCTGACGAGGCTGGGATCGCGTTGGTTGATTCATTAGCACACCCCGGTACGGCACCGAAATACTATCAGGGGAAATTAAACCCCCACTATCTCGGCACACTGGCAATCTACGGTTATAGTCCGCGCGTCTATAACTTCATGCATACCAACGATAAGATCAATCCACTCCATGAACAGAGTCTGTTCATGATCAAAAGCCGTGTCGCACAAATTACCACGCCCTTCTCCGATGGTCGCTTAGAAAACAAGGTTCATCTTGTGCAATTAACCCATGATGAACGTCATTTATCGCCTTATGCCAACCTCCATCTTCATATGGACTGTTTGACTTTCCTCAAGGCGGTCAAAGCGAACCTCAATGTCAGTGACAGCCTGCGGGAAAAACGTCAGGCACTGATTCGTGCTTATCTGGACTCGCCGTCAGACGTGGTCAGTCGTTTACCAACACTGCCGATGTCACCAAACTATTTCTTCTCGCAACTCAATCGGGTGATTGAAGACTTAATTACGACTCAGTCATACGACTATACCGGCGTTTATGATGTGGGTCGGTGTGGCATTTCTGCGGTCAGAAATGTCGCCAGAACCCGCCGCGGATTTTCCGGCTGGTACGGCCGGGCGCTGATGGGCGATGCATTAATGGCAACCAACTATCTGGCGCACACCAGTCCGACCCATGTGATTGCCTTCATTGGTGACGGGGCGAAAGGCATTGTGCCTGATATGTTGCCGGCATTTATCGACAATATTCTTACTCATCCGGATTCGCTGAATAAAAGCATTACCGTGTTCTATTTATGCAACGGTGGATTATCCGTCATTAATACCTATCAGGAACGTATTCTCTTTAACCGGACATCCCGACAGATGCGCCTGATGAATCTCGATCAACCGGCATTCGAACAGACCATCAATGACTTTCAGATCAAAAATCAAACCCTGACTCATTTTGATGAAACGGTCATCCGTGATGCGCTGACGAGTCCGAAGCGACTCAACTTATTTTCTGTGGTACTCGGCCATAACAATGAAGGGGATGGTATCTCACTGGCGACCGCCAAAGGCTGGCAGCGCGATCCCTGCGATAAAGAAACATTACAACAACGTACAGCGGCTGCCAGTCCATCTGAGTCTGCCAGTCAATCATTCGACCAAATTCAAGCAAAGGAAGTCACATCATGA
- a CDS encoding AMP-binding protein, whose product MAISTILNRLLSHIRHAPDRSALRCGTQHWTYAQLGQRVLHIAAALRQMELSHQGILLNLPKCPDTVAAIYAVWLTDNHYIPVDFSQPESRIQRIIDIARPALVIDQDWLDTLDDQTVSGTTVADFQVFSHSLAAVLYTSGSTGQPKGVRLTHTMLSFFIEWAIEDIGLQAEDTLSNHASFAFDLSTFDLFAAASVGACVWIIQESEQKNCPALIEGIMQHQVTVWYSVPSILAMMEKSGLLNQNVTASLRRVIFAGEAYPIAAFRQLLEHLPRYCQASNWYGPTETNVCTAYTIDRDRLSEQDHIPIGYPLPGLLGEIEDDTGQRYPLPDCIGVSGELLISGPCVTPGYLNAPQSRQTSLHAKHCHATGDRVELTQDGLIYRGRIDDMVKINGYRVELGEIESALYQHPAIQQVALFVELGELSQQLVMVTVLKTPETKLSLLAIKQFLREKLPAYMLPQKLVITDQLPMNANGKVDRRRLAEVMPR is encoded by the coding sequence ATGGCGATATCAACGATTTTAAACCGTTTGTTATCTCATATTCGTCATGCGCCGGATCGGTCAGCGCTGCGTTGTGGAACGCAGCACTGGACTTATGCGCAACTGGGCCAACGGGTGCTGCACATTGCTGCAGCACTCCGGCAGATGGAATTATCACATCAGGGGATTTTACTCAATCTTCCCAAATGCCCGGATACCGTTGCAGCCATCTACGCCGTGTGGTTGACGGATAATCATTACATTCCGGTTGATTTCAGCCAGCCGGAATCAAGAATTCAGCGCATTATCGATATCGCCCGGCCGGCACTGGTCATTGATCAGGATTGGCTAGACACGCTTGATGATCAAACGGTGTCCGGAACAACAGTCGCGGATTTTCAGGTCTTCAGTCACTCGCTCGCGGCGGTGTTATATACTTCGGGTTCCACCGGCCAACCCAAAGGTGTCCGGCTCACGCATACGATGCTCAGCTTTTTTATTGAATGGGCAATTGAGGATATTGGGCTGCAAGCGGAAGATACCCTGTCGAATCATGCCAGCTTTGCTTTTGACCTGAGTACCTTTGACCTGTTTGCTGCCGCGTCCGTCGGCGCTTGTGTCTGGATTATTCAGGAATCCGAGCAAAAAAATTGTCCGGCATTGATTGAAGGCATCATGCAACACCAAGTCACCGTGTGGTACAGCGTCCCTTCGATTCTGGCGATGATGGAGAAAAGTGGCTTACTGAATCAGAATGTGACAGCGTCACTGAGACGCGTTATTTTTGCTGGTGAGGCCTACCCGATTGCAGCATTTCGTCAACTGCTTGAGCATCTCCCCCGCTACTGCCAAGCCAGCAACTGGTATGGCCCGACAGAAACCAATGTGTGTACTGCCTATACCATTGACCGTGACCGTTTGTCTGAGCAGGATCATATCCCGATTGGTTATCCGCTCCCGGGTCTTCTGGGTGAAATTGAAGATGATACCGGCCAACGCTACCCGCTCCCGGATTGTATCGGTGTCAGTGGTGAGTTACTGATTTCAGGACCTTGTGTGACGCCGGGCTATCTGAATGCGCCTCAGTCACGCCAAACCAGTCTGCATGCCAAGCATTGCCATGCGACCGGTGACCGCGTTGAACTGACGCAAGATGGCCTCATCTATCGTGGCCGGATCGACGATATGGTCAAGATCAATGGTTATCGGGTAGAACTGGGCGAAATAGAGTCCGCTTTATACCAACATCCGGCGATTCAACAGGTGGCGCTGTTTGTTGAACTCGGTGAACTCAGCCAGCAGTTGGTGATGGTCACTGTGCTTAAAACCCCTGAAACCAAATTAAGTCTGCTTGCGATTAAACAGTTTCTGCGGGAAAAACTCCCCGCTTATATGTTGCCGCAGAAGCTGGTCATCACCGATCAGTTACCGATGAATGCCAATGGTAAAGTCGACCGCAGACGTTTAGCGGAGGTCATGCCAAGATGA
- a CDS encoding acyl carrier protein: protein MMLTNQLIQHIAQQFLDGETDGLDSETPLFELNIVDSAAIFDLVDFLKNQAQVEIKMQDIYPENFASVAAMVALVERLKANQTEGENV from the coding sequence ATGATGTTAACGAACCAATTAATCCAGCATATCGCCCAACAGTTTCTTGACGGAGAGACTGATGGCTTAGACAGCGAAACGCCATTATTTGAGCTGAATATTGTTGATTCTGCCGCAATTTTTGATCTGGTCGATTTTTTAAAGAATCAAGCTCAGGTCGAGATCAAAATGCAAGATATCTACCCGGAAAACTTTGCATCCGTTGCCGCGATGGTTGCGCTGGTCGAACGGTTAAAGGCGAATCAAACTGAAGGAGAAAACGTATGA
- a CDS encoding aminotransferase class I/II-fold pyridoxal phosphate-dependent enzyme: MTEHNQAASEALQQFILQTFSTITEYPVDALPLTSHLENDLGVDSIALADIATTLTKQLQLATPLATDKLDTLADIVAAIASTTYQLPTATSAAKPTSDTHWLDDMICQVFASHSGYPADSLTMSAQIENDLGIDSINVLEVQSELLTMLGLDPKLTLPKAETLAAMKAALVSQLPHNGEGYQPPVSVTAEATPTCDEDDPYAHLALSSAADRQQIGDPRTMRDFVGIQHPDLFHKAREFRKFYHEKRDNQLYWYGMPLETPCKNRAVIFDETTGKSREFLMFGSNSYLGLSSHPEVIQAIQDAAGLYGATNTGCRIIAGSNMLHLELERKLAKLKGRDDCIVYPSGYSANLGCISALTSKHDLVFTDSINHMSIQDGCKLAGAQRKIYDHSLTSLEKSLAKYADHPGGKLIVTDGVFSMHGDIVDLPRLVKLAERYGAKVLVDDAHSTGVLGKTGSGTSEHFNMKGQVDLELGTMSKSLSGLGGYVCADGDVVEYLRFYSNSYVFAATIPAHVAAGVIASIDIMLREPERLTRLWDNIYYFRTRLLNAGFDLENSDSAIIPVVVGDDAKTLLFGRAVRKRGMYCQTVVFPGVSVGDARLRISVTSEHTRQDLDEAYQILVDSALEVGVPVADTARNREKVAIAEA, from the coding sequence ATGACCGAACATAACCAAGCAGCATCTGAGGCACTACAGCAATTCATTCTGCAAACCTTTTCCACCATCACCGAATATCCGGTGGATGCCTTGCCATTAACGAGTCACCTGGAAAATGATTTAGGGGTTGATTCAATTGCTTTAGCGGATATTGCCACCACACTGACCAAACAACTTCAGCTTGCAACACCTCTGGCGACAGATAAGCTGGATACGCTTGCAGATATTGTCGCTGCGATTGCATCCACGACATATCAGTTACCGACGGCAACGTCTGCGGCCAAACCAACTTCAGACACACATTGGCTGGATGACATGATTTGTCAGGTTTTCGCAAGCCATAGTGGTTATCCGGCGGACTCTCTGACGATGAGCGCTCAGATCGAAAATGATTTAGGGATTGATTCAATCAATGTGCTTGAGGTTCAGAGTGAACTGCTGACCATGCTGGGACTCGATCCGAAACTCACCTTACCCAAAGCCGAAACACTGGCAGCGATGAAAGCAGCACTTGTCAGTCAACTTCCGCACAATGGTGAAGGCTATCAACCCCCGGTGAGCGTAACAGCAGAAGCGACCCCAACCTGTGACGAAGACGATCCATACGCGCACCTTGCGCTGTCTTCAGCCGCTGATCGTCAACAAATCGGTGACCCGCGAACCATGCGCGATTTCGTCGGAATTCAACACCCGGATTTATTTCACAAAGCCCGAGAATTCCGTAAGTTCTACCATGAAAAACGGGATAATCAGCTTTACTGGTATGGGATGCCGCTAGAAACACCGTGTAAAAACCGCGCAGTGATTTTTGATGAAACAACCGGGAAAAGCCGCGAGTTTCTGATGTTTGGCTCAAACAGCTATCTGGGATTATCCAGTCATCCGGAAGTCATTCAAGCCATTCAGGATGCCGCCGGTCTATACGGTGCCACCAATACCGGCTGTCGGATTATTGCCGGTAGTAACATGTTGCACTTGGAGCTGGAACGTAAACTGGCAAAACTGAAAGGCCGGGATGACTGTATCGTTTATCCGTCCGGTTATTCAGCCAACCTCGGTTGTATTTCTGCCCTGACCAGTAAACATGATCTGGTGTTTACCGACTCGATTAACCATATGAGTATTCAGGATGGCTGTAAACTGGCGGGCGCTCAGCGCAAAATTTACGATCACTCGCTGACCAGTCTGGAAAAATCGTTGGCGAAATATGCCGATCATCCGGGCGGAAAACTGATTGTTACCGACGGGGTGTTCAGTATGCACGGGGATATCGTCGATCTGCCGCGTCTGGTTAAACTGGCTGAGCGTTACGGGGCGAAAGTGCTGGTTGACGATGCTCACTCAACCGGCGTGTTAGGGAAAACCGGCTCTGGTACTTCCGAACACTTCAATATGAAAGGTCAGGTTGATCTCGAACTGGGCACCATGAGTAAATCCCTTTCCGGCCTTGGCGGATACGTGTGTGCCGATGGAGACGTGGTCGAGTATCTCCGTTTTTATTCCAACTCTTATGTCTTTGCTGCAACCATCCCTGCCCATGTGGCTGCGGGTGTGATTGCATCCATCGATATCATGCTGCGCGAACCCGAGCGGCTGACTCGCCTGTGGGATAACATTTACTATTTCCGGACACGTCTGCTCAATGCCGGATTTGATCTGGAAAATTCCGATTCAGCGATTATCCCGGTTGTGGTCGGTGATGATGCGAAAACCTTGTTATTTGGCCGCGCGGTCAGAAAACGGGGAATGTACTGCCAGACTGTCGTCTTCCCCGGCGTCAGTGTCGGCGACGCCCGGTTACGGATCAGTGTCACCAGCGAACATACCCGGCAGGATCTCGATGAGGCTTACCAAATTCTGGTTGATTCAGCCCTTGAGGTCGGCGTGCCTGTGGCTGACACGGCACGGAACCGGGAAAAAGTTGCCATCGCGGAGGCATAA
- a CDS encoding methyltransferase, protein MTLTKQDAVNQMMGFFQAKTLTAALDLKLFDHLHHQDLSAQMVADKLNSPLRSVEQMLIALRAMGYLEKQGESYHLPQEHASFLVSSEPMWLGWLGRHIDTFLYPLWGELKTAVISDSNQRQAVFGDNRSWFDILYQNPDDVTDFQEFLGKFAAPFIEGFIQGYDFAQHHSFLDIGSGIGTLPIAVAESYPDINLTICELPQACAFLRDRLAVQGYGDRINVIEGNVISGKLALQDHDLIHLGWMLHDYAPEIQLTILQNIYDAMPAGGRFMASETPLNDEKSGPEFTALLSLNMLVSTDGGIESSTEEYLERFRTVGFENVRIIELSGPRTLICGDKPQSTHQ, encoded by the coding sequence ATGACACTCACGAAACAAGATGCCGTTAATCAGATGATGGGCTTTTTTCAGGCGAAAACACTGACAGCCGCTCTAGATTTAAAATTATTCGATCATTTACATCATCAAGATTTGAGCGCTCAGATGGTTGCTGACAAACTTAATAGTCCGCTGCGCTCCGTCGAACAGATGCTGATCGCACTACGTGCGATGGGCTATTTGGAAAAACAGGGCGAGAGCTACCACTTGCCACAGGAACACGCTTCATTTCTGGTCAGCAGTGAGCCAATGTGGCTGGGATGGTTAGGCCGTCATATCGATACCTTCTTATACCCATTGTGGGGAGAACTAAAAACCGCAGTCATCAGTGATAGCAATCAACGTCAGGCAGTATTTGGCGATAACCGGAGCTGGTTCGATATCCTCTATCAAAATCCGGATGATGTCACTGACTTCCAGGAGTTTCTGGGAAAGTTTGCCGCACCATTCATTGAAGGATTTATCCAAGGCTACGATTTTGCTCAACACCATTCATTTCTCGATATCGGCAGTGGTATCGGCACATTGCCAATTGCTGTCGCCGAGAGTTATCCCGACATTAATCTGACAATTTGCGAGCTGCCTCAGGCGTGTGCTTTTTTGCGCGATCGCTTAGCCGTCCAAGGTTATGGCGACAGAATCAACGTGATTGAAGGTAATGTGATTTCCGGGAAACTGGCGTTACAGGATCACGATTTGATTCATTTAGGCTGGATGCTTCATGACTACGCCCCGGAAATTCAGCTGACTATCCTGCAAAACATTTATGACGCAATGCCAGCCGGCGGACGCTTCATGGCATCTGAAACCCCACTGAATGATGAGAAGTCAGGGCCTGAATTTACCGCCCTGCTCTCACTCAATATGCTGGTTTCAACCGATGGCGGCATTGAAAGCAGTACCGAGGAATATCTGGAACGCTTCCGGACCGTCGGTTTCGAAAATGTTCGGATTATCGAACTGTCTGGCCCCCGGACTCTCATCTGTGGTGATAAGCCTCAATCAACCCATCAGTAA
- a CDS encoding aminotransferase class III-fold pyridoxal phosphate-dependent enzyme, with protein sequence MKFGFIAHPTSVGLKRYVKMLDLLQRSSNELHSGYNRALWHKENLVPFMNFARITSATGATCEGIIRYMPLVADEMLAEPRVIAQRVLQGIEELVEDGAELVGLGGFTSIVGRRGEATAEKSPVPVTSGNSLTTYAGYRALRQITEWLDINPEKEPIAIVGYPGSICLALSRLLLAEGYSLYLLHRASHKDQAELLSHLPEQYHHRVTLTGDPETLYQSCRLFAGATSSGGIIETARLQPGSIFIDIALPRDVDTDVRPQREDILIIDGGCVTATDAVKLGGESLNVTIKQQLNGCMAETIVLALEGRREKFSLGRYLPPEKVLEIGEIAEKHGFYAYPLASFGERLERQQVTNLKRYYHHDIYEQTANNSSSAQLAFIDGLMNQTAEREDTLDRYRQYINPMMVDFLRLQHCDNVFQRASGTTLWTADGTQFLDMVAGYGCLSLGHNPQPLVKALKDYLDAQGPNFIQYISIPEQTAKLAELLCYLAPGNMGRVFFSNSGTEAVEAAIKIAKASTGKPGIAYINNSYHGKTLGALSLTGRDKHRRYFKPLLENMVEVPFADLDALEAAIRRDDVGALILEPIQGEGGVHLFPEGYLQRAQALCRETGTLLMVDEVQTGLARTGKLFACEWDNLEPDVLMLSKSLSGGLVPIGATLCRAELWQRAYGTADRFLVHSSTFGGGNVASVVALNALRELVAQDLPTRAAKSGQYLKQALEEIAAQYPFIKEIRGRGLMLGIQFEQSFAGAVAASAREFATRLPGDWHTTWKFLPDPVREHLQIAMTRMEQSLGEMFCMKFVTKLCLDHNILTFITANSSTVIRIQPPLIIEQEEMERFVAAFADVCEELSTFMN encoded by the coding sequence ATGAAGTTCGGGTTCATTGCTCATCCAACATCGGTTGGTTTAAAACGTTACGTCAAAATGCTGGATCTGCTGCAGCGTAGTTCCAATGAGCTCCACAGTGGTTACAACCGAGCGTTATGGCATAAAGAAAACCTCGTGCCATTTATGAACTTTGCCCGGATCACTTCTGCAACCGGGGCGACTTGTGAAGGGATAATTCGCTATATGCCGTTGGTTGCCGACGAAATGTTGGCAGAGCCACGCGTGATTGCCCAACGGGTACTACAAGGTATTGAAGAGCTGGTAGAAGATGGTGCAGAGCTGGTCGGTCTGGGCGGATTCACGTCAATTGTTGGCCGACGCGGCGAAGCTACGGCGGAAAAATCACCGGTTCCGGTGACCTCAGGGAATTCATTGACAACGTATGCCGGTTATCGGGCCCTCCGTCAGATTACCGAATGGCTGGATATCAACCCGGAGAAAGAGCCGATTGCTATTGTTGGCTACCCGGGATCAATCTGTCTGGCTTTGAGTCGGTTATTGTTGGCTGAAGGTTATTCACTCTATCTGCTTCACCGTGCCAGTCACAAAGATCAGGCCGAGTTACTCAGTCACTTACCGGAACAATATCACCACCGTGTCACACTGACCGGTGATCCGGAGACGCTTTATCAGTCATGCCGTTTATTTGCCGGTGCCACCTCTTCCGGCGGTATTATCGAAACGGCTCGTCTCCAGCCCGGTTCGATATTTATTGATATCGCTCTGCCCCGGGACGTTGATACCGATGTCCGCCCGCAGCGGGAAGACATTCTGATCATCGACGGCGGTTGTGTCACCGCGACCGATGCCGTCAAACTCGGTGGTGAATCATTAAACGTGACCATCAAGCAACAGTTAAACGGCTGTATGGCCGAAACCATTGTATTGGCTTTGGAAGGACGCCGGGAAAAATTCTCACTCGGTCGCTATCTGCCACCGGAAAAAGTACTCGAGATCGGTGAAATTGCCGAAAAACACGGATTTTATGCCTATCCGCTCGCGTCCTTTGGTGAACGTCTCGAACGGCAGCAAGTCACCAATCTCAAACGCTATTACCACCACGACATTTACGAACAGACGGCTAATAACTCGTCCTCGGCACAATTAGCCTTTATTGATGGATTAATGAATCAAACTGCTGAACGTGAAGACACGCTGGATCGTTATCGTCAGTACATCAATCCCATGATGGTTGATTTTCTCCGGTTACAGCATTGTGACAATGTGTTCCAACGGGCATCCGGGACCACATTATGGACAGCAGACGGAACCCAGTTTCTGGATATGGTCGCCGGATATGGCTGTCTGAGCCTCGGTCACAACCCGCAACCACTGGTGAAGGCATTGAAAGACTACCTCGATGCACAAGGACCAAACTTTATTCAGTATATTTCGATTCCAGAACAGACTGCCAAACTGGCTGAGCTGCTCTGTTATCTCGCTCCCGGCAACATGGGGCGCGTCTTTTTCAGCAACTCAGGTACGGAAGCCGTTGAAGCGGCGATCAAAATTGCTAAAGCATCAACGGGTAAACCGGGCATTGCGTATATCAACAACAGTTATCACGGTAAAACCCTTGGCGCCCTGTCACTTACCGGCCGTGACAAACACCGCCGCTATTTTAAACCCCTGTTAGAAAATATGGTGGAAGTCCCCTTCGCCGACCTCGACGCATTAGAAGCCGCAATCCGACGTGATGATGTCGGTGCGCTGATTCTTGAGCCGATTCAGGGCGAAGGTGGCGTGCACCTGTTCCCGGAAGGATATCTGCAACGAGCTCAGGCACTCTGTCGGGAAACCGGAACGCTGTTGATGGTCGATGAAGTTCAGACCGGGCTTGCCCGCACCGGCAAATTATTTGCCTGTGAGTGGGACAATCTGGAACCGGATGTTCTGATGCTCTCGAAATCCCTTTCCGGCGGACTGGTACCGATTGGCGCAACCTTGTGCCGTGCAGAGCTGTGGCAACGCGCTTATGGCACCGCTGATCGTTTCTTGGTTCACAGCTCAACATTCGGTGGCGGTAACGTCGCTTCTGTGGTTGCCCTCAATGCGCTGCGGGAGCTGGTTGCACAAGATCTGCCGACGCGAGCGGCCAAGTCCGGTCAATATCTCAAACAAGCTTTGGAAGAGATCGCGGCCCAATATCCGTTTATCAAAGAAATTCGCGGGCGTGGACTGATGCTGGGCATTCAGTTCGAGCAATCTTTTGCCGGCGCGGTTGCTGCATCGGCGCGTGAGTTTGCGACACGCCTCCCCGGAGACTGGCACACCACATGGAAGTTCTTACCGGATCCGGTCCGTGAACATCTCCAGATCGCGATGACACGTATGGAGCAATCACTGGGTGAAATGTTCTGTATGAAGTTTGTCACCAAGTTGTGTCTGGATCACAACATTCTGACATTTATCACCGCGAACAGCTCAACCGTCATTCGTATTCAACCGCCGTTGATCATTGAGCAGGAAGAGATGGAACGGTTTGTGGCTGCGTTTGCAGATGTCTGTGAAGAACTCTCGACATTTATGAACTGA